The Catenuloplanes niger genome includes a window with the following:
- a CDS encoding bifunctional polysaccharide deacetylase/glycosyltransferase family 2 protein: MRRWFLLIATLGLVVGLLLVNGVVTSRLGVPDVPVAGAAEPPKRHVVLAFDGGPDPAFTPEILRVLAEHDVPAVFFMTGARIARHPGIVRDVRNAGHEIGIDTATTRYALAGAANVTSTLLRGTGTTRESRDGDPAATLTDIRRAVMPPGGAGAVVRFAGGDRTAAALDAVIPELKRAGYTITTLRDTPVNPAPDTTERALGLALVGLVQAGWTVASWFTVALLLLGALLLARAALVPAGRRRITHERGYHRRVTIVVPVHNAEERITEMLGSFGPADVIVVDDGSTDRTAQVAEAYPGVTVLRQRHAGRAAALNTGIAHATTDVIVLTDGETTFGPDTVSALAGPFADPAVGAVAGDAGSGARQRAYDALRCLPTVPAAVGAYRREALRQVDGLSDDTLAEDTDLTVAVVRAGWRVVCAPDARVPARPRPYTAVYGDMQAMWKHRRVLVESGAGGRYGRRALLALLLFHTLLPLLAPLIDLYLIYGLLFDDPVRTVAIWLGVLALQLAGGTWTEIVRRPLTYPMLIAASRHGRHAPRRSRGLEALMGARLPTGSATTTARPGA; the protein is encoded by the coding sequence GTGAGGCGCTGGTTCCTGCTCATCGCGACACTCGGGCTCGTCGTCGGACTGCTGCTGGTCAACGGCGTGGTGACGAGCCGGCTCGGAGTTCCCGACGTGCCGGTCGCCGGCGCGGCCGAGCCACCGAAGCGGCATGTCGTGCTCGCGTTCGACGGCGGCCCGGATCCGGCGTTCACGCCCGAGATCCTGCGCGTGCTGGCCGAGCACGACGTGCCCGCGGTCTTCTTCATGACCGGCGCGCGCATCGCCCGGCACCCCGGCATCGTGCGTGACGTCCGGAACGCCGGCCACGAGATCGGCATCGACACGGCCACCACCCGGTACGCGCTGGCCGGCGCCGCGAACGTCACCAGCACGCTGCTGCGCGGCACGGGGACGACGCGGGAGAGCCGGGACGGCGACCCGGCCGCGACGCTGACCGACATCCGGCGCGCGGTCATGCCGCCGGGCGGCGCGGGCGCGGTCGTGCGCTTCGCCGGCGGCGACCGGACCGCGGCCGCGCTGGACGCGGTGATCCCGGAGCTGAAACGGGCCGGCTACACGATCACCACGCTGCGGGACACCCCGGTCAACCCGGCCCCGGACACCACGGAGCGGGCGCTCGGCCTGGCACTGGTCGGCCTGGTGCAGGCCGGCTGGACGGTGGCGAGCTGGTTCACGGTCGCGTTGCTGCTGCTCGGCGCGCTCCTGCTGGCCCGGGCCGCGCTCGTGCCGGCCGGGCGGCGGCGGATCACGCACGAGCGGGGCTACCACCGCCGGGTCACGATCGTCGTACCGGTACACAACGCCGAGGAGCGCATCACGGAGATGCTGGGCTCGTTCGGCCCGGCGGACGTCATCGTGGTCGACGACGGGTCCACGGACCGCACCGCGCAGGTCGCGGAGGCGTATCCGGGCGTCACGGTGCTGCGCCAGCGGCACGCGGGCCGGGCCGCCGCGCTGAACACCGGCATCGCGCACGCCACCACGGACGTGATCGTGCTGACGGACGGCGAGACGACCTTCGGGCCGGACACCGTGTCCGCGCTGGCCGGGCCGTTCGCGGACCCGGCGGTCGGCGCGGTCGCCGGTGACGCCGGCTCCGGCGCGCGCCAGCGGGCGTACGACGCGCTGCGCTGCCTGCCGACGGTCCCGGCCGCGGTCGGCGCGTACCGGCGGGAGGCACTGCGCCAGGTCGACGGGCTCTCCGACGACACGCTCGCCGAGGACACCGACCTGACCGTCGCGGTCGTCCGCGCCGGCTGGCGGGTGGTCTGCGCACCGGACGCCCGCGTCCCGGCGCGGCCACGCCCGTACACCGCGGTCTACGGCGACATGCAGGCGATGTGGAAGCACCGGCGGGTGCTCGTCGAGTCCGGTGCCGGTGGCCGCTACGGACGGCGGGCACTGCTCGCGCTGCTGCTCTTCCACACGCTGCTGCCGCTGCTGGCACCGCTGATCGACCTCTACCTGATCTACGGCCTGCTCTTCGACGACCCGGTGCGGACCGTGGCGATCTGGCTCGGCGTGCTCGCGCTCCAACTCGCCGGGGGCACGTGGACGGAGATCGTCCGGCGGCCGCTGACCTACCCGATGCTGATCGCCGCCTCCCGGCACGGCCGTCACGCGCCGCGCCGCAGCCGCGGGCTGGAGGCGCTGATGGGCGCGCGGCTGCCCACCGGGTCGGCCACGACTACGGCCCGGCCAGGCGCCTGA
- a CDS encoding glycosyl hydrolase gives MAAITDTVPPAGSLGRGVLWKRLAVLVPVLLAAGCTAADDPRPPLRVAPYVDIASGSLDIAAAVRESGQTDFTLAFVVADRSTKACAPTWGGTLPLDAPRVQADLDAIARLGGEVTVSTGGATGTYLESVCSRAELTAAYRAALDAAGSNDLDVDVERPVTPETVTGALADLQRERGTSITLTVPVAGAARGLTDETTALLRSAAAAGVELSVNAMTMNFDPAGAGWADAMIAATDAVAADLAAIWPDRDVHRMLGVTPMIGVNDTGPVTTLTDAQTVLRYAEERGLGFVRFWSVNRDNDGCSGTVSPSCSGIAQSRFEFLRLFGEPRP, from the coding sequence GTGGCGGCGATCACAGACACCGTGCCGCCGGCCGGCTCGTTGGGCAGAGGCGTGCTGTGGAAACGCCTCGCCGTACTCGTGCCGGTCCTGCTCGCCGCCGGCTGCACCGCCGCCGACGATCCGCGACCGCCGCTGCGGGTGGCGCCCTACGTCGACATCGCCAGCGGCTCGCTCGACATCGCGGCGGCCGTCCGGGAATCCGGTCAGACCGACTTCACGCTCGCGTTCGTGGTCGCGGACCGGTCGACGAAGGCCTGCGCGCCGACCTGGGGCGGCACGCTGCCGCTGGACGCGCCGCGGGTGCAGGCGGACCTGGACGCGATCGCCCGGCTGGGCGGCGAGGTGACCGTGTCGACCGGCGGTGCGACCGGCACGTACCTGGAGAGCGTGTGTTCCCGCGCGGAGCTGACCGCGGCCTACCGGGCGGCGCTGGACGCGGCCGGCAGCAACGACCTGGACGTGGACGTCGAGCGGCCGGTCACGCCGGAGACGGTCACCGGCGCGCTCGCGGACCTGCAGCGGGAGCGCGGCACCTCGATCACGCTGACCGTGCCGGTCGCGGGTGCCGCCCGGGGGCTGACGGACGAGACGACGGCGCTGCTGCGGAGCGCCGCCGCGGCCGGCGTCGAGCTGTCCGTCAACGCGATGACGATGAACTTCGACCCGGCCGGTGCGGGCTGGGCCGACGCGATGATCGCGGCCACCGACGCGGTCGCGGCGGACCTGGCCGCGATCTGGCCGGACCGGGACGTCCACCGCATGCTCGGCGTGACCCCCATGATCGGCGTCAACGACACCGGCCCGGTCACCACGCTGACGGACGCACAGACCGTCCTGCGGTACGCGGAGGAGCGCGGCCTGGGCTTCGTGCGCTTCTGGTCCGTCAACCGGGACAACGACGGCTGCTCCGGCACGGTGTCCCCCTCGTGCAGCGGCATCGCCCAGTCCCGGTTCGAGTTCCTGAGGCTGTTCGGCGAACCCCGTCCATGA
- the glmM gene encoding phosphoglucosamine mutase — protein sequence MGRLFGTDGVRGKANADLTPELAMSVAVAAAHVLAEADHSHPPLAIVGRDPRASGEMLEAAVVAGLASAGATVLRVGVLPTPGVAYLVGETKADFGVMVSASHNPMPDNGIKLFAAGGHKLPDDIEAKIEAAIEANNGGWTRPVGAAIGRVHDLLDGADHYVKHLVAATPHSLEGIKVVVDCANGAPADVAPAAFSEAGAEVVVINAEPDGLNINDECGATHLESLQAAVVEHGAHLGIGLDGDADRCLAVSATGEVVDGDEIMGILAVAMREAGTLTGDTLVTTVMSNLGLRIAMREAGIELRETKVGDRYVLDELRASDLALGGEQSGHVVMPAHATTGDGTLTGLHLMARMAATGKSLAELASIMTKLPQVLINVPVSDRAAVASAPAVKAAVAEAEAELGDTGRVLLRPSGTEQLVRVMIEAATAETAQRVADRVADVVRTV from the coding sequence ATGGGGCGGCTCTTTGGCACCGACGGCGTGCGAGGCAAGGCCAACGCGGATCTGACGCCGGAGTTGGCGATGTCCGTGGCGGTCGCGGCCGCGCACGTGCTCGCCGAGGCGGACCACAGCCACCCGCCGCTGGCGATCGTGGGCCGTGACCCCCGGGCCAGCGGTGAGATGCTGGAGGCGGCCGTGGTCGCGGGTCTGGCCAGCGCCGGGGCGACCGTGCTGCGCGTGGGCGTGCTGCCCACGCCGGGCGTGGCATACCTGGTGGGCGAGACCAAGGCGGACTTCGGCGTGATGGTCTCCGCCTCGCACAACCCGATGCCGGACAACGGCATCAAGCTCTTCGCGGCCGGTGGGCACAAGCTGCCCGACGACATCGAGGCGAAGATCGAGGCGGCGATCGAGGCGAACAACGGCGGCTGGACCCGTCCGGTCGGTGCCGCGATCGGCCGGGTGCACGACCTGCTGGACGGTGCGGACCACTACGTGAAGCACCTGGTCGCGGCCACGCCGCACTCGCTCGAGGGCATCAAGGTCGTGGTCGACTGCGCGAACGGCGCACCCGCGGACGTGGCACCGGCCGCGTTCAGCGAGGCCGGCGCGGAGGTCGTCGTGATCAACGCGGAGCCGGACGGGCTGAACATCAACGACGAGTGCGGCGCCACCCACCTGGAGAGCCTGCAGGCCGCGGTGGTCGAGCACGGCGCGCACCTGGGCATCGGCCTGGACGGCGACGCGGACCGCTGCCTGGCGGTCTCCGCGACCGGTGAGGTGGTCGACGGCGACGAGATCATGGGCATTCTCGCCGTCGCCATGCGGGAGGCCGGCACGCTGACCGGTGACACGCTGGTGACCACCGTGATGAGCAACCTCGGGCTGCGGATCGCGATGCGCGAGGCCGGCATCGAACTGCGCGAGACCAAGGTCGGCGACCGGTACGTGCTGGACGAGCTGCGCGCCTCCGACCTCGCGCTGGGCGGCGAGCAGAGCGGCCACGTGGTGATGCCCGCGCACGCCACCACCGGCGACGGCACGCTGACCGGCCTGCACCTGATGGCGCGGATGGCCGCGACCGGCAAGTCCCTCGCGGAGCTGGCGTCGATCATGACGAAGCTGCCGCAGGTGCTGATCAACGTGCCGGTCTCGGACCGGGCCGCGGTCGCGTCCGCCCCGGCGGTCAAGGCCGCGGTGGCCGAGGCCGAGGCGGAGCTGGGCGACACCGGCCGGGTGCTGCTCCGCCCGTCCGGCACGGAGCAGCTGGTCCGGGTCATGATCGAGGCGGCGACCGCGGAGACCGCGCAGCGCGTGGCCGACCGCGTCGCGGACGTGGTCCGCACCGTCTAG
- the rpsI gene encoding 30S ribosomal protein S9, which produces MTDIDEQTPAADAPATDFDTDTTVAVAEATESEVEAAPATATLTRVPRGERPIQTVGRRKEAIVRVRIVPGTGKVTCNGRDIEAYFPSKVHQQLIREPLVTTEKTEVFDVIANLRGGGITGQAGALRLAIARALIANDGDDRPALKKAGFLTRDARVKESKKYGLKKARKAPQYSKR; this is translated from the coding sequence ATGACTGACATCGACGAGCAGACGCCTGCCGCTGACGCGCCGGCGACCGACTTCGACACCGACACCACCGTGGCCGTCGCCGAGGCGACCGAGTCCGAGGTCGAGGCCGCTCCGGCGACCGCGACGCTGACTCGCGTCCCGCGCGGCGAGCGCCCGATCCAGACCGTGGGCCGCCGCAAGGAAGCCATCGTCCGGGTCCGCATCGTTCCGGGCACCGGCAAGGTGACCTGCAACGGCCGCGACATCGAGGCGTACTTCCCGAGCAAGGTGCACCAGCAGCTCATCCGTGAGCCGCTGGTGACCACGGAGAAGACCGAGGTCTTCGACGTCATCGCGAACCTGCGCGGCGGCGGCATCACCGGCCAGGCCGGTGCGCTGCGCCTCGCGATCGCCCGTGCCCTCATCGCGAACGACGGCGACGACCGTCCGGCGCTGAAGAAGGCCGGCTTCCTCACCCGGGACGCCCGGGTCAAGGAGAGCAAGAAGTACGGTCTCAAGAAGGCTCGCAAGGCGCCGCAGTACTCGAAGCGCTGA
- the rplM gene encoding 50S ribosomal protein L13 — MRTYSPKPGEIERQWHVIDASDVVLGRLATHTATLLRGKHKPTFAPHVDTGDFVVIINAGKVALTGNKRQTKVAYRHSGYPGGLKQIGYDELLTKRPERAIELAVKGMLPHNKLGRQLIKKLKVYAGAEHPHEAQKPVPFEITQIAQ; from the coding sequence GTGCGTACGTACAGCCCGAAGCCGGGTGAAATCGAGCGTCAGTGGCACGTCATCGACGCGTCTGACGTCGTGCTGGGCCGACTGGCCACCCACACCGCGACTCTGCTCCGCGGTAAGCACAAGCCCACTTTCGCGCCGCACGTCGACACGGGTGACTTTGTCGTGATCATCAACGCGGGCAAGGTGGCTCTGACCGGCAACAAGCGGCAGACCAAGGTGGCGTACCGCCACTCCGGTTACCCGGGTGGTCTCAAGCAGATCGGCTACGACGAGCTGCTGACCAAGCGCCCCGAGCGCGCGATCGAGCTCGCGGTCAAGGGCATGCTGCCCCACAACAAGCTCGGCCGTCAGCTGATCAAGAAGCTGAAGGTCTACGCCGGCGCTGAGCACCCGCACGAGGCGCAGAAGCCGGTCCCGTTCGAGATCACGCAGATCGCGCAGTAG
- a CDS encoding uroporphyrinogen-III synthase, with the protein MSDELSGFTIGVTADRRRDELASLLERRGARIVLAPALRIVPIADDTELRAATRACLDTPPDIVMANTGIGMRGWLEAAEGWGLGEPLRAVLAGAYMVARGPKARGAIRAAGLQDQWSPDSESCEEVVEHLKEYGVAGKTIAMQLHGDRQPECSDALEAAGARVIEVPVYRWGPPTDPAPLHRLVDLIAGRLVDAVTFTSAPAVSALLRAAGPSADSVLDAMRHDVLAACVGPVTAAPLRRHNVPVIAPTRARLGAMVRTLVDELPQRALNLKIAGHVLTLRGHAAVIDGELKPLAPAPMAVLRALAATPGRVLSRAALLRTLPRGADEHAVEMAVARLRAGLGTPGVVQTVVKRGYRLPVD; encoded by the coding sequence ATGTCTGACGAGCTGAGCGGCTTCACGATCGGGGTCACCGCCGACCGGCGCAGGGACGAACTGGCTTCCCTGCTGGAGCGGCGCGGCGCCCGTATCGTGCTCGCGCCCGCACTCCGGATCGTGCCGATCGCCGACGACACCGAGCTTCGCGCCGCCACCCGCGCCTGCCTGGACACCCCACCGGACATCGTGATGGCGAACACGGGCATCGGCATGCGCGGCTGGCTGGAGGCGGCCGAGGGCTGGGGGCTCGGCGAGCCGCTCCGGGCCGTGCTGGCCGGCGCCTACATGGTGGCCCGCGGCCCCAAGGCCCGCGGTGCGATCCGCGCCGCCGGCCTGCAGGACCAGTGGTCGCCCGACTCGGAGAGCTGCGAGGAGGTGGTCGAGCACCTCAAGGAGTACGGCGTCGCCGGCAAGACCATCGCGATGCAGCTGCACGGCGACCGGCAGCCCGAGTGCTCCGACGCCCTGGAGGCGGCCGGCGCCCGGGTGATCGAGGTCCCGGTCTACCGCTGGGGCCCGCCGACCGATCCGGCGCCGCTGCACCGCCTCGTCGACCTGATCGCCGGCCGCCTCGTCGACGCGGTCACGTTCACCTCCGCGCCGGCCGTCAGCGCGCTGCTGCGCGCCGCCGGGCCGTCCGCCGACTCGGTGCTGGACGCGATGCGCCACGACGTCCTGGCCGCCTGTGTGGGCCCGGTGACCGCCGCTCCGCTGCGCCGGCACAACGTGCCGGTCATCGCGCCCACCCGGGCCCGGCTCGGCGCGATGGTCCGCACCCTGGTCGACGAGCTGCCCCAGCGTGCGCTCAACCTCAAGATCGCCGGGCACGTGCTCACCCTCCGCGGCCACGCCGCGGTGATCGACGGCGAGCTCAAGCCGCTGGCCCCCGCGCCGATGGCGGTGCTGCGCGCGCTGGCCGCCACGCCCGGCCGGGTGCTGTCCCGCGCCGCGCTGCTGCGCACGCTGCCGCGCGGAGCGGACGAGCACGCGGTCGAGATGGCGGTGGCCCGGCTGCGCGCCGGCCTGGGCACGCCAGGGGTCGTGCAGACCGTGGTCAAGCGCGGCTACCGGCTCCCGGTCGACTGA
- a CDS encoding alpha/beta hydrolase, with product MTTGWKYRKLTVALAATAVLAGGVGVAGADVLAGAPPATAAGAHSGWDGITREQVRIDFGEGWVTNAELTYPSRAKGRLPLVVMLHGSGRNDMNQTLPDGGGSTFVPLAQGANREGFATLRFNKRGVTGVGPVESTDPAQLNPKNPYEQIQQDAAAAIRFGAASKRIDPNKIFLLGHSEGTNVAANLAADPKAFGIPTPAGVIAMGVVGKDIRTLLTLQLFGRQLLQLHDEFDLDADGQLTALEASDGLAGQPAEVAEQFRAILLDGDRVLASTDRNGDGQIAIDAEAGAVLREASRIDEYPNVPGLEELQEYVADIARFPTVTQALPKFAGPTLLLNGENDLQTPARAAIAADTAVAAAGNRDHTLIIYPGMAHTMNITPKFTPEFRGPDAQVVTDVRAWLKSHR from the coding sequence ATGACTACTGGGTGGAAGTACCGCAAGCTGACCGTCGCGCTCGCCGCCACCGCGGTGCTCGCCGGTGGGGTGGGCGTCGCCGGCGCGGACGTCCTGGCCGGTGCGCCGCCGGCGACCGCCGCGGGTGCGCACTCCGGCTGGGACGGCATCACGCGTGAGCAGGTCCGGATCGACTTCGGCGAGGGCTGGGTCACCAACGCCGAGCTCACCTACCCGAGCCGCGCCAAGGGCCGGCTGCCGCTGGTCGTCATGCTGCACGGCAGCGGGCGCAACGACATGAACCAGACGCTGCCGGACGGCGGCGGTTCGACGTTCGTGCCGCTCGCCCAGGGCGCGAACCGGGAGGGCTTCGCGACGCTGCGCTTCAACAAGCGCGGGGTCACCGGCGTCGGCCCGGTCGAGAGCACCGATCCGGCGCAGCTGAACCCGAAGAACCCGTACGAGCAGATCCAGCAGGACGCCGCCGCCGCGATCCGGTTCGGCGCGGCGTCGAAGCGGATCGACCCGAACAAGATCTTCCTGCTCGGCCACAGCGAGGGTACGAACGTGGCCGCCAACCTCGCGGCCGACCCGAAGGCGTTCGGCATCCCGACGCCGGCCGGCGTGATCGCGATGGGCGTGGTCGGCAAGGACATCCGGACGCTGCTGACGTTGCAGCTCTTCGGCCGGCAGCTGCTCCAGCTGCACGACGAGTTCGACCTCGACGCCGACGGGCAGCTGACCGCGCTGGAGGCGTCCGACGGCCTGGCCGGGCAGCCGGCGGAGGTGGCCGAGCAGTTCCGCGCGATCCTGCTCGACGGCGACAGGGTGCTGGCGAGCACGGACCGCAACGGTGACGGGCAGATCGCGATCGACGCGGAGGCCGGTGCGGTGCTGCGCGAGGCGAGCCGCATCGACGAGTACCCGAACGTGCCCGGTCTGGAGGAGCTGCAGGAGTACGTCGCGGACATCGCCCGCTTCCCGACGGTGACCCAGGCGCTGCCGAAGTTCGCCGGCCCGACGCTGCTGCTCAACGGCGAGAACGACCTGCAGACCCCGGCCCGCGCCGCGATCGCCGCCGACACCGCGGTCGCCGCGGCCGGCAACCGGGACCACACGCTGATCATCTACCCGGGCATGGCGCACACGATGAACATCACGCCGAAGTTCACCCCGGAGTTCCGCGGGCCCGACGCGCAGGTCGTCACCGACGTCCGCGCGTGGCTCAAGTCCCACCGCTGA
- a CDS encoding GTP-binding protein, translating to MDFAGFDRAGGPERRKEITSAKIVIAGGFGVGKTTLVGAVSEITPLTTEAVMTAAGVGIDDPSKVPGKGTTTVAMDFGRITMADDLILYLFGTPGQTRFWFMWDEIIKGAVGAAVLVDTRRISDAFAPLDYFENRRLPYVVALNRFDGAPMYEIDEVREALAIPNHVPLVLCDARERESTKNVLVTVVEHAMIMLRAQRDQGQLVG from the coding sequence GTGGACTTCGCAGGCTTTGACCGAGCGGGGGGCCCGGAGCGGCGCAAAGAAATAACCTCCGCCAAGATCGTGATCGCCGGCGGCTTCGGCGTCGGCAAGACCACGCTTGTCGGCGCCGTCTCAGAGATCACTCCGCTGACCACGGAGGCGGTCATGACGGCGGCGGGCGTCGGCATCGACGACCCGTCGAAGGTGCCCGGCAAGGGCACCACCACCGTCGCCATGGACTTCGGCCGTATCACCATGGCCGACGACCTGATTCTGTACCTGTTCGGCACGCCCGGGCAGACCCGTTTCTGGTTCATGTGGGACGAGATCATCAAGGGCGCGGTCGGCGCGGCCGTCCTGGTCGACACCCGCCGCATCTCCGATGCGTTCGCCCCGCTGGACTACTTCGAGAACCGCCGGCTCCCCTACGTCGTGGCCCTCAACCGCTTCGACGGCGCGCCGATGTACGAGATCGACGAGGTGCGGGAGGCGCTTGCCATCCCGAACCACGTCCCTCTGGTGCTGTGCGACGCGCGGGAGCGGGAATCCACCAAGAATGTGCTGGTCACAGTCGTCGAGCACGCCATGATCATGCTGCGGGCGCAGCGCGATCAGGGGCAGCTCGTCGGCTGA
- a CDS encoding DUF742 domain-containing protein, which yields MVQPEDPRGSLVRPYAVTRGRTEARRDIAVEAILTASVANVQEARFAGHDKHRIASLCEGRAMSLAEIAAYARLPLGVARVIVADMVVDGLLTLHSAAPVEAYEERMDLLERVLSGLRRL from the coding sequence ATGGTGCAACCGGAGGACCCCCGCGGGTCACTGGTCCGTCCTTACGCGGTCACTCGTGGCCGCACAGAGGCGCGCCGAGACATCGCCGTCGAGGCGATCCTTACGGCAAGCGTCGCCAATGTGCAGGAGGCGCGCTTCGCCGGACACGACAAGCACCGCATCGCATCCCTCTGTGAGGGCCGTGCGATGTCCCTGGCGGAGATCGCCGCGTATGCTCGCCTGCCGCTCGGCGTCGCACGCGTCATCGTCGCCGACATGGTTGTCGACGGTCTGCTGACCCTGCACAGTGCCGCTCCCGTTGAAGCGTATGAGGAGCGGATGGATCTCCTTGAAAGGGTGCTAAGTGGACTTCGCAGGCTTTGA
- a CDS encoding roadblock/LC7 domain-containing protein, which yields MTRQAAMQDMGWLLSNFADSVAGIAHVVAVSADGLLLASSRDLPHDRADQLAAITSGVVSLTEGAARMFHGGGVQQTIIEMDSGYLFLMSISDGSSMAVLAARSCDVGQVGYEMALLVERVGAALRPLPREAVGHPV from the coding sequence ATGACCCGCCAAGCTGCGATGCAGGACATGGGTTGGCTTTTGAGCAACTTCGCCGACAGCGTCGCCGGCATCGCCCACGTGGTGGCCGTGTCAGCGGACGGCCTGCTGCTCGCGTCGTCGCGGGACCTCCCGCACGACCGGGCGGACCAGCTGGCGGCCATCACCTCCGGTGTGGTCAGCCTGACCGAGGGCGCCGCCCGCATGTTCCACGGCGGCGGCGTCCAGCAGACGATCATCGAGATGGACAGCGGGTATCTCTTCCTGATGTCCATCTCGGACGGCAGCTCGATGGCCGTGCTGGCCGCGCGCAGCTGTGACGTGGGTCAGGTCGGCTACGAGATGGCGCTTCTCGTGGAGCGGGTCGGTGCGGCTCTGCGCCCGCTTCCGCGCGAGGCCGTGGGTCACCCCGTATGA